The Desulfosporosinus acidiphilus SJ4 genome has a window encoding:
- a CDS encoding helix-turn-helix transcriptional regulator, protein MRTELYSARKRAGLTQEQVAERIGVDRTIYNKIERGKIKNVAVELALQIAEVVNGSIDEIFLIDNSH, encoded by the coding sequence TTGCGAACGGAGCTTTATAGTGCCAGAAAAAGAGCTGGGTTAACACAAGAACAGGTTGCCGAAAGGATTGGAGTTGATCGTACTATCTATAACAAAATTGAACGTGGCAAAATAAAGAATGTAGCTGTAGAATTGGCTCTTCAAATCGCGGAAGTTGTAAACGGCTCGATAGATGAAATTTTTTTAATTGACAATTCGCATTAG
- a CDS encoding helix-turn-helix domain-containing protein — protein sequence MGTLGDRLRKLRLEREDKPRQEDVALAIGYSRATYANWEIGRGEPDHDALRALSKYFNCTADYLLGLSDQAKQFPSKDDEEFELDFRIAANNEDGYGKEPSPELKRFIKEIIQEELDKVKKE from the coding sequence ATGGGCACATTAGGAGACCGTTTAAGAAAGTTAAGACTAGAAAGAGAAGATAAACCTCGGCAGGAAGATGTTGCGCTAGCTATAGGTTATTCAAGAGCTACATATGCTAACTGGGAAATTGGACGAGGAGAACCAGATCACGATGCGCTACGAGCTTTATCAAAGTATTTTAACTGCACAGCCGACTATCTCCTTGGCCTTTCAGATCAGGCAAAGCAATTTCCCTCCAAAGACGACGAAGAATTTGAATTGGATTTTAGAATTGCCGCAAATAACGAGGATGGATATGGAAAAGAGCCATCCCCTGAGCTAAAGCGGTTTATTAAAGAAATCATTCAAGAAGAATTAGATAAGGTTAAAAAAGAATGA
- a CDS encoding ImmA/IrrE family metallo-endopeptidase has protein sequence MKKLWDIINKENIKVLYKDFSHLPENIHGLYFYEQRIGPLIVLDKNLHHSHRLHRCVLAEEIGHFYTAARTNILTVHTSANLQTIENQDERKAAQYATDLLIPDSELIKALESGCRSCFELAEYFDVTEWFMYRKLGFLKMCFRRTGLKVKGRDLFDIAMQPCHIIS, from the coding sequence TTGAAGAAACTTTGGGATATTATTAATAAAGAAAATATTAAAGTTCTGTATAAGGACTTTTCTCATCTACCGGAGAATATTCATGGGCTATACTTTTATGAACAGAGAATAGGACCCTTGATTGTCCTCGATAAAAACCTGCATCACTCACATCGTTTACACCGATGTGTATTAGCTGAGGAAATTGGCCACTTTTATACAGCTGCGCGAACGAACATTCTCACAGTACATACCTCCGCGAACCTTCAAACTATAGAGAATCAAGATGAAAGGAAAGCTGCCCAGTATGCCACAGACTTACTTATTCCCGATAGTGAGCTAATAAAAGCGTTGGAATCAGGTTGTCGCAGTTGCTTTGAATTAGCGGAATATTTCGACGTTACCGAATGGTTTATGTATCGAAAGCTCGGTTTTTTAAAAATGTGCTTTCGACGGACAGGTTTAAAAGTAAAGGGACGGGATTTATTTGATATCGCTATGCAGCCGTGTCATATAATTTCATAG
- a CDS encoding putative holin-like toxin — protein sequence MYQTISLMIAFATLVVLILRFAFDITQKKK from the coding sequence ATGTATCAAACAATATCTTTAATGATTGCATTTGCAACTTTGGTTGTTTTGATACTTCGATTTGCGTTTGATATAACGCAAAAGAAAAAGTAG
- a CDS encoding recombinase family protein, with protein MKSAWAYIRVSTQEQGEFSPDAQLREIKQKAKGQGHSIVQVFQDIGESAKMADRPEFQRMINEAKRLEKGSVDAIYVHKIDRFARNREDSVVYKAMLRREYGIQVLSAKEDLDDGPVGRLIEGILECIAEWYSLNLAQEVRKGMTEKAMKGGNLTRPAFGYVLPEAGERFEIVPEQAEIVQLIYKLYTEDNWGRRKIAKYLNENIKIRQPERVAKKGKKKGQRIGGNPWNDTRIKYILNNPLYIGKTRWNVHDSTSGYEKKPEEDWIISDGQHEPIINIDVWEKAQMKTKRKKVSPGESSNYLLSGLLRCADCGSSLSANRKREIRQDTEFFFPYYNCDKYKNGSGCRSQFVSVRRIESAILAHIKKTSETIENISVEVLKDNSNEVAELTLLERSLESYKERYLRIKHAFESGVDTLEEYKENKLRLKHEEEEIENRIKQLKTIKPTCDSTDFRMQLKNVHTLLNDPTVSMNEKKQAIRKYIKSIEFSRHNNILRINYCIRD; from the coding sequence ATGAAGTCTGCATGGGCATATATACGTGTTTCAACTCAAGAGCAGGGTGAATTTTCGCCCGATGCACAGTTAAGAGAAATTAAACAAAAAGCAAAGGGACAGGGACATTCTATTGTACAAGTCTTTCAGGACATTGGCGAAAGCGCAAAAATGGCTGACCGACCGGAGTTCCAGCGCATGATCAATGAGGCCAAGCGACTTGAAAAAGGTTCAGTTGATGCTATCTATGTGCATAAGATAGACCGATTTGCGAGAAACAGAGAAGACAGTGTTGTTTATAAAGCTATGCTTAGACGCGAATATGGAATACAAGTACTATCGGCTAAGGAAGATTTAGATGATGGACCCGTGGGTCGACTTATAGAAGGAATTCTCGAATGTATTGCTGAGTGGTATAGCCTTAATCTGGCCCAAGAAGTTAGAAAGGGTATGACGGAAAAGGCTATGAAAGGTGGAAATTTAACCAGGCCTGCATTTGGATATGTACTCCCTGAAGCTGGAGAACGTTTTGAGATCGTTCCGGAACAAGCCGAGATTGTTCAACTAATTTATAAATTATATACGGAAGATAATTGGGGTAGACGTAAGATTGCAAAATACCTGAATGAAAATATAAAAATCCGCCAACCGGAACGAGTCGCCAAAAAGGGTAAAAAGAAAGGACAAAGAATAGGCGGTAACCCATGGAACGATACTCGGATCAAATACATCTTGAATAATCCACTGTACATTGGAAAAACACGTTGGAATGTACACGATAGTACATCAGGATATGAAAAGAAACCGGAAGAAGATTGGATTATATCCGATGGACAGCACGAACCTATTATCAACATTGATGTATGGGAAAAAGCCCAAATGAAAACAAAACGTAAAAAAGTCTCACCTGGAGAATCTTCAAATTATCTACTTAGTGGTTTGTTAAGGTGTGCTGATTGTGGTAGTTCGTTGTCGGCTAACCGCAAGCGTGAGATTAGACAAGATACTGAGTTCTTTTTCCCGTATTATAATTGTGACAAATATAAAAATGGATCTGGTTGCCGATCCCAATTTGTTAGCGTAAGAAGAATTGAATCTGCAATACTTGCTCACATCAAAAAAACTTCGGAAACGATCGAAAACATCTCTGTTGAGGTTCTTAAAGACAATAGTAATGAAGTTGCAGAGTTAACCTTGCTTGAACGATCCTTAGAGTCTTATAAAGAACGCTATCTTCGAATTAAACATGCCTTCGAGAGTGGCGTAGATACTCTTGAAGAATACAAGGAAAATAAGTTACGTCTCAAACACGAGGAGGAAGAAATAGAAAATCGAATTAAGCAGTTAAAAACTATAAAACCTACTTGCGACTCAACTGATTTTCGCATGCAATTAAAAAATGTCCATACACTTTTGAATGATCCAACAGTATCTATGAATGAAAAGAAGCAAGCAATAAGAAAGTATATAAAGAGTATTGAGTTTTCAAGACATAATAATATTCTTAGAATTAATTACTGTATAAGAGATTAG
- the ptsP gene encoding phosphoenolpyruvate--protein phosphotransferase — protein MDMQERNWRGIGVSSGRAAGRVWILRAPSSDLPHEHAGEVDTEQELGRLQKAIDLTDHNLTKLEQQVRAEKGEEFAQIFTAHKLLLKDPSFIGEAQKRIEAQKIAAEQALKEVAAEAIQMLKAIPDPYFQERAVDVKDVFEQLLQNLTGRVGNSDASFPEQRNWIVLADELTPAQTISLPKERVLGFIVRKGGKTSHAAILARTYGIPAVTGIESSWEELTNLQWAELDGDEGWIKPSPEGVSSSKSSQDLREEQEGQTGGMLSAMVLAANVGSPADLPLVRKFKAQGVGLYRTEFLFMSDDLPSEEEQVLAYSRVIEACAPHLTVIRTLDIGGDKKAPALKLPKEQNPFLGVRALRLCLQRPKLFLAQLRAIWRASAVGPTAVMFPMIATLEELLKAKEMLSSAREEVLRDGFAVGELKVGMMIEIPSAAWNAERLAAEVDFFSIGTNDLTQYMLAVDRENNTLADLYQPYHPAVLGMIARVCQAAEKAGIWVGICGEAGGDPVLSPFFAALGVKELSMAPGSLPKVRRSLVKLNFGAEEKQTLVEAVLACSTASEVIDQLSKLV, from the coding sequence ATGGATATGCAGGAAAGAAATTGGCGTGGTATAGGGGTATCCTCAGGCCGGGCTGCGGGTAGAGTATGGATTCTTCGGGCTCCTTCTTCAGACCTGCCCCATGAACATGCCGGTGAGGTCGATACGGAACAGGAATTAGGACGTTTGCAAAAGGCGATCGACCTCACTGACCACAACTTAACGAAATTGGAGCAACAAGTCCGAGCTGAAAAAGGGGAAGAATTTGCTCAGATATTTACAGCTCACAAGCTCTTGCTCAAGGATCCTTCGTTTATTGGCGAGGCCCAGAAACGAATCGAAGCACAGAAGATTGCAGCTGAGCAAGCCTTGAAAGAAGTAGCTGCCGAAGCTATTCAAATGCTCAAAGCGATTCCAGATCCTTACTTTCAAGAACGCGCTGTCGATGTGAAAGATGTGTTCGAACAACTCCTGCAAAATCTCACTGGCCGCGTTGGGAACAGTGATGCTTCGTTTCCGGAGCAAAGAAATTGGATCGTCCTAGCTGATGAACTTACTCCTGCCCAAACAATTTCTTTGCCCAAGGAACGAGTGCTTGGCTTTATCGTGCGCAAAGGCGGAAAGACTTCCCATGCTGCTATTCTGGCCCGGACTTACGGGATTCCAGCAGTGACTGGGATAGAAAGTTCTTGGGAGGAATTAACGAACTTACAGTGGGCTGAACTGGACGGCGACGAAGGTTGGATTAAGCCATCGCCGGAGGGGGTTAGCAGTTCAAAGTCTAGCCAAGATCTCCGCGAAGAGCAGGAGGGCCAGACCGGAGGTATGCTCAGTGCGATGGTCTTGGCCGCTAATGTTGGGAGCCCGGCGGATTTGCCGTTGGTCCGGAAATTTAAAGCTCAGGGAGTCGGTCTTTATAGGACTGAATTTTTATTTATGAGTGATGATCTGCCATCCGAGGAAGAACAGGTTTTAGCTTACAGCAGAGTGATTGAGGCCTGTGCTCCTCATTTAACAGTGATACGAACTTTAGATATTGGCGGAGATAAAAAGGCTCCAGCCTTAAAGCTGCCCAAAGAACAAAACCCCTTTTTAGGGGTACGCGCTTTGCGGCTTTGCTTGCAAAGACCAAAACTTTTTCTTGCCCAGCTTCGGGCCATTTGGCGTGCTTCGGCTGTGGGTCCGACGGCAGTGATGTTCCCCATGATTGCAACTCTTGAAGAATTGTTAAAGGCTAAAGAAATGCTCTCTTCAGCTCGTGAGGAAGTTTTACGGGATGGCTTTGCTGTGGGGGAACTTAAAGTGGGAATGATGATTGAAATTCCTTCTGCCGCCTGGAATGCCGAGAGGTTAGCGGCTGAAGTCGATTTTTTTAGTATTGGTACGAATGACCTGACCCAGTATATGTTGGCAGTTGACCGAGAAAATAACACATTGGCTGACTTATATCAGCCCTATCATCCAGCCGTCTTGGGGATGATTGCCCGTGTTTGCCAAGCGGCTGAAAAAGCCGGCATTTGGGTAGGTATCTGCGGTGAAGCTGGAGGGGACCCAGTTTTGTCACCGTTCTTTGCGGCTTTAGGGGTCAAAGAACTAAGTATGGCGCCAGGGTCGCTGCCTAAAGTCCGTCGATCCTTGGTCAAACTGAACTTTGGGGCCGAAGAAAAACAAACCTTAGTGGAAGCCGTCCTCGCTTGTTCCACAGCTTCTGAGGTCATCGATCAATTAAGTAAACTCGTTTAG
- a CDS encoding HPr family phosphocarrier protein: MITKEMTITNKSGLHARPASLWVQMASQYKSSIKIKANNSEVDGKSILGILSLGLSSGSQFQLTVDGEDEQQAAESLETLINNLENQGE, from the coding sequence ATGATCACCAAAGAAATGACTATTACTAACAAATCTGGACTTCATGCCAGGCCGGCTTCATTATGGGTTCAAATGGCCAGTCAATACAAAAGCAGTATTAAAATTAAAGCAAATAACTCAGAGGTTGATGGTAAAAGCATTCTGGGAATTCTTTCGTTGGGTTTAAGCTCCGGAAGCCAATTTCAATTGACTGTTGATGGTGAAGATGAACAGCAAGCTGCTGAGAGCTTAGAAACTCTGATCAATAATTTAGAAAACCAAGGTGAGTAA
- a CDS encoding PTS fructose transporter subunit IIC, whose product MKFVAVTSCPTGIAHTYMAAEALQLAAKEMGHEIKVETQGSVGAEDVLTKEDLAQAKAVIIAADTSVDKSRFAGMAVVEVSVKEAINDAKGLLTKAANAKASSSERVVTDNAIKSEGKESKKGVYKHLMTGVSFMIPFVVAGGLLIALGFAIGGIYVFKVPGSLGETLFSTGKAAFALMIPVLGAYISYSIADRPGIVPGMVGGFIASNNGSGFLGAMVAGFAAGYIVLAIKKYIKLPKSLQGLMPILIIPFLSTAIMGLLMVYVIGKPMTFFNTTLAAWLSSLSGANAVVLGIILGCMMAFDMGGPVNKAAYAFATATVASGKPSAIMAAVMAAGMVPPLGIALSTVIAKKKYTLEEREAGKANWALGLSFITEGAIPFAAADPLRVIPSIMAGSAVTGAISMAFGSTIIVPHGGIWVLAIPHVVTNLGPYILALVAGTVVTALILSVVKRTIEK is encoded by the coding sequence ATGAAATTCGTAGCCGTTACATCTTGCCCTACAGGTATTGCCCATACCTATATGGCTGCTGAAGCACTTCAATTGGCAGCTAAAGAAATGGGTCATGAGATAAAAGTTGAGACCCAAGGGTCAGTTGGTGCAGAAGATGTTCTGACAAAAGAGGATCTTGCTCAAGCTAAGGCTGTAATTATTGCTGCGGACACTTCTGTTGATAAGAGCAGATTTGCCGGTATGGCTGTCGTTGAAGTTTCTGTAAAAGAGGCTATCAATGATGCCAAAGGCTTGCTTACGAAGGCGGCGAATGCTAAAGCAAGTTCAAGTGAACGTGTCGTAACTGACAATGCTATTAAATCTGAAGGGAAAGAATCAAAGAAAGGTGTTTATAAGCACCTGATGACAGGCGTATCGTTTATGATTCCCTTCGTGGTTGCTGGGGGTCTGCTAATTGCCTTAGGATTTGCTATCGGCGGAATTTATGTCTTCAAAGTTCCCGGAAGTTTAGGCGAAACGTTATTCTCAACGGGTAAAGCCGCTTTTGCTTTAATGATTCCTGTTTTAGGAGCTTATATTTCTTATTCGATTGCTGACAGACCTGGTATTGTACCCGGTATGGTTGGCGGATTCATTGCATCGAATAATGGGTCGGGATTCTTGGGTGCTATGGTTGCGGGTTTTGCCGCCGGTTATATCGTGCTGGCCATTAAAAAATATATTAAACTTCCCAAATCTCTGCAAGGATTGATGCCGATTCTAATCATTCCATTTCTGTCAACCGCTATCATGGGATTGCTAATGGTTTATGTTATCGGTAAACCTATGACGTTCTTTAACACGACGTTAGCAGCGTGGTTATCGTCCTTAAGCGGGGCCAATGCCGTTGTCTTGGGAATTATTTTAGGCTGCATGATGGCCTTTGACATGGGTGGTCCGGTCAATAAAGCCGCTTATGCGTTTGCTACTGCAACAGTAGCGAGTGGTAAACCTTCAGCTATCATGGCTGCCGTTATGGCTGCTGGAATGGTCCCGCCGCTTGGCATAGCTCTTTCAACAGTTATTGCTAAGAAAAAGTATACGCTTGAAGAAAGAGAAGCCGGTAAGGCCAATTGGGCCTTGGGTCTATCCTTTATAACAGAAGGCGCTATCCCTTTTGCAGCCGCTGACCCGCTTAGAGTCATTCCTTCCATCATGGCGGGTTCAGCAGTTACTGGAGCTATTTCCATGGCGTTTGGCAGCACTATCATCGTTCCTCATGGTGGAATATGGGTGTTAGCGATTCCTCATGTTGTAACAAACTTAGGGCCCTATATTTTAGCCCTTGTCGCAGGGACAGTTGTTACCGCCTTGATTCTATCCGTTGTTAAAAGAACTATCGAAAAATAG
- a CDS encoding PTS sugar transporter subunit IIA has translation MKITELLADESILLDLKAEKKEDVWEALANSLKEIGAVHDVSKYLEDVQAREMKGTTGVGFGVAIPHAKSEGVTRPALAMARLENKVDVHSLDGTQADLFFLIAAPIQGEDIHLRALSKLARLLIHASFLESLRTAKTPEEVKAVIEAQES, from the coding sequence ATGAAGATCACAGAACTATTGGCAGATGAATCAATTTTATTAGATCTGAAGGCAGAAAAAAAAGAAGATGTTTGGGAAGCTCTTGCTAACAGCTTAAAGGAAATCGGTGCGGTTCATGATGTATCGAAATATCTGGAAGATGTCCAAGCTAGAGAAATGAAAGGGACTACCGGAGTCGGGTTTGGTGTAGCAATACCTCATGCCAAATCAGAAGGCGTAACCAGGCCCGCCTTAGCGATGGCACGTCTTGAAAATAAAGTTGATGTACACTCTCTTGATGGCACTCAAGCGGATCTCTTCTTCCTTATCGCGGCGCCAATCCAAGGAGAGGATATTCATCTACGCGCACTCTCGAAATTGGCCCGTTTACTGATACATGCTTCATTCCTTGAGTCTCTCAGAACAGCTAAAACACCAGAAGAAGTAAAGGCGGTGATTGAAGCTCAAGAGAGCTGA
- the pfkB gene encoding 1-phosphofructokinase produces MNNQQSARIVSVTLNPAVDQTLHFTQFNVGQVNRVSKIRLDPAGKGVNVAKVLNSLGCEVTVTGFLGRKNSRVFEEYFQIHKINNHFVKLDGTTRVNIKIVDETNEQVSEINYPGIKCSASNLLELKSTIKKLADESKIFVLSGSLPEGAPKDIYQEFIRIIKSHDCKVFLDSSGDALKNGIMGKPDVIKPNVDELSQLMGRPLEQEADVLKAIDELIASGISEVVVSLGEKGSLAADSAQRLLVRSPDVQVRSTVGAGDALVAGLVLAEAKGMTLEEQVRWGTAVAAASVAQPGTQAGPLEDVLTLLPKVIIKELKV; encoded by the coding sequence ATGAATAATCAACAATCGGCTCGGATTGTTTCAGTTACTTTAAATCCAGCTGTGGATCAAACCCTCCATTTTACCCAATTTAATGTTGGACAAGTTAACCGGGTTAGCAAAATACGCCTTGACCCTGCCGGAAAGGGCGTGAATGTTGCTAAAGTTTTGAATAGCCTTGGTTGTGAGGTAACGGTTACCGGGTTTTTAGGACGGAAAAACTCTCGTGTTTTTGAAGAATATTTTCAAATTCATAAAATAAATAATCATTTTGTTAAGCTTGATGGAACTACAAGGGTAAATATAAAAATTGTGGATGAGACCAATGAGCAGGTAAGTGAAATAAACTATCCAGGCATTAAATGTTCTGCTTCGAATTTACTGGAATTAAAAAGCACCATAAAAAAATTGGCCGATGAGTCTAAGATCTTTGTTTTATCCGGTAGTTTGCCGGAAGGGGCACCAAAAGATATTTATCAGGAGTTCATCAGAATTATCAAGAGTCATGACTGTAAAGTATTTCTGGATAGCAGCGGAGATGCCTTAAAAAACGGAATCATGGGCAAACCGGATGTAATTAAACCGAATGTCGATGAACTGAGTCAGTTGATGGGACGACCCCTTGAGCAGGAGGCCGATGTGCTGAAAGCGATTGATGAGTTGATTGCCAGCGGGATATCAGAAGTCGTTGTGTCTTTAGGAGAGAAAGGGTCATTAGCAGCAGACAGTGCGCAACGATTATTGGTCCGATCTCCGGATGTTCAGGTAAGGAGTACAGTTGGCGCAGGAGACGCCCTAGTGGCAGGTTTGGTTTTAGCAGAGGCTAAAGGAATGACTTTGGAAGAACAGGTTCGCTGGGGAACAGCTGTTGCTGCTGCATCAGTAGCTCAACCGGGGACTCAAGCGGGGCCACTAGAAGATGTTTTAACACTTTTACCGAAGGTAATAATTAAAGAATTGAAGGTGTAA
- a CDS encoding DeoR/GlpR family DNA-binding transcription regulator, whose protein sequence is MFAEERKTEILQLLECGKPVKVGELSQRFDISESTIRRDLQELENAGLIQRTHGGAISVQSSFELSYQEKEIRFFNEKQRIAQVAAELVKDGETVFLDTGTTTLQIAYALRGRSITIATNSMDIAQVFSEDLQVEVIVLGGSLRKPIRSLVGFLTNEMLSRLHFDKVFLAANAVDPELGVTTPNLTEAETKRHMVRAGKEVILVVDHSKLWEKSMCKICSLSEINLLLTDDGLDDEDAKRLSKYIKVHVVDRLK, encoded by the coding sequence ATGTTTGCTGAAGAGCGTAAAACGGAAATTTTGCAACTTTTGGAATGTGGCAAACCGGTTAAGGTTGGGGAATTGAGCCAGAGATTTGATATCTCCGAATCAACGATACGCAGGGATTTACAGGAACTGGAGAATGCCGGACTGATTCAAAGGACGCACGGAGGGGCAATCTCCGTCCAATCAAGTTTTGAGTTAAGTTACCAGGAAAAAGAGATTCGTTTTTTTAATGAAAAACAAAGGATTGCTCAGGTAGCGGCTGAACTTGTTAAGGATGGAGAAACTGTTTTTTTAGATACCGGAACAACGACTCTGCAAATAGCTTATGCACTGCGGGGAAGGTCAATTACCATTGCTACGAATAGTATGGATATTGCTCAAGTTTTTTCGGAAGATCTCCAAGTTGAAGTGATCGTTTTGGGAGGAAGTTTAAGAAAACCAATTCGTTCTTTGGTTGGTTTCTTAACCAATGAAATGTTATCACGGTTGCATTTTGACAAAGTATTCCTTGCGGCCAATGCTGTAGATCCCGAGTTAGGTGTTACTACTCCCAATCTTACCGAAGCAGAAACGAAAAGACATATGGTGAGAGCAGGCAAAGAAGTAATTTTAGTGGTAGACCACTCTAAACTCTGGGAAAAATCAATGTGTAAAATTTGCAGTCTGAGTGAGATCAATCTATTGCTAACCGATGATGGGTTAGATGACGAGGATGCAAAAAGATTAAGCAAGTATATTAAAGTGCATGTTGTAGATAGGTTGAAATGA
- a CDS encoding spore germination protein — protein sequence MYRLISRKLRFLQLLNRSSSEENGRKILLPTNLSDSLAENITMIKKILGQNFDFVIREFELGSSEQNRGALIFLSGMTDKNMINESILKPLMHERRFNIKNENSEFANMEMVKMSMLSVGEVDEVIAIDEVVDGCLSGSTVLLIDGAAKALVLSTPGWQTRSVEEPTTESVVRGPREGFTESLLTNTTLLRRKLKNPGLILETMSIGRQTRTKVCTAYIKEIANPCLIEEIRYRLSKISTDSILESGYIEQYIEDNPFSIFTQVGNSEKPDAVAAKLLEGRAAILVDGTPVVLTVPMLFLEGFQSAEDYYSRPYLVNLIRFLRFLAFFLSILGPATYVALTTFHQELIPTTLLLTMVSAQSGVPFPAVGEALIMGITFEILREAGIRLPRPVGQAISIVGALVIGQSAVSAGLVGAPMVIVVGITAVSSFVVPVHVDSGSILRLIFTILAGFIGGFGIMIGVVGTLIHLASLRSFGTPYLSPLAPLSVADLKDSLIKVSIWAMLTRPRTIGWHNTQRQDLRIESEKSPEEIEEHQK from the coding sequence GTGTATCGTCTTATTTCCCGAAAATTACGTTTTCTACAGCTGTTAAATCGAAGTTCGTCCGAGGAAAATGGTCGAAAGATACTTTTACCAACTAATCTTTCGGATAGTCTAGCTGAGAACATAACTATGATTAAGAAAATTCTTGGCCAAAACTTCGATTTTGTAATACGCGAGTTTGAACTTGGTTCCTCAGAACAAAATAGAGGCGCTCTAATATTTCTATCGGGCATGACTGACAAAAATATGATAAACGAAAGTATATTAAAGCCCTTAATGCATGAAAGACGATTTAACATAAAGAATGAAAATTCAGAATTTGCCAATATGGAAATGGTCAAAATGTCCATGCTGTCCGTAGGGGAAGTCGATGAAGTTATAGCAATTGATGAGGTGGTTGATGGGTGTTTGTCCGGCAGTACTGTTTTATTGATCGATGGTGCCGCGAAAGCTTTGGTACTAAGCACGCCAGGCTGGCAAACCCGTTCCGTGGAAGAACCAACAACCGAATCTGTTGTCCGCGGACCTCGGGAAGGCTTTACGGAAAGTTTATTGACAAACACTACTTTGTTGCGCCGCAAACTAAAAAATCCCGGATTGATCCTAGAGACCATGAGCATCGGCCGGCAAACCCGGACCAAAGTTTGTACCGCCTATATCAAAGAGATTGCCAATCCTTGCTTAATTGAAGAAATCCGGTACCGTTTAAGCAAGATTTCCACCGATTCCATCCTGGAATCAGGTTATATTGAACAATATATCGAAGACAACCCTTTCTCCATTTTCACTCAGGTCGGCAACAGCGAAAAACCCGATGCAGTAGCGGCGAAACTTCTGGAGGGACGGGCAGCAATCCTAGTGGACGGTACTCCGGTTGTCCTCACTGTTCCTATGCTTTTCCTGGAAGGTTTTCAAAGTGCCGAAGATTACTATTCCCGGCCCTATTTAGTCAACCTGATCCGCTTCCTAAGATTTTTAGCTTTCTTTCTCAGCATTCTGGGGCCGGCCACCTATGTCGCCTTAACAACCTTTCATCAGGAACTAATCCCTACAACTCTTTTGTTGACAATGGTATCGGCCCAATCGGGTGTCCCTTTCCCGGCTGTAGGGGAAGCCCTGATTATGGGAATTACTTTTGAAATTCTGCGAGAAGCCGGTATCCGGTTGCCCCGTCCTGTCGGTCAGGCAATCAGTATTGTGGGAGCTTTAGTCATCGGCCAGTCGGCCGTCTCCGCCGGTCTGGTTGGAGCCCCGATGGTTATTGTAGTCGGCATAACGGCTGTTTCCAGTTTTGTGGTTCCTGTCCACGTTGATTCCGGAAGTATACTGCGTTTAATTTTTACAATCCTGGCTGGATTCATAGGCGGTTTTGGCATCATGATCGGGGTAGTGGGAACATTAATCCATCTCGCATCACTGAGATCTTTTGGTACTCCTTATTTGTCCCCTCTAGCCCCCCTCAGTGTCGCCGATTTGAAAGATTCTCTGATTAAAGTATCGATTTGGGCTATGTTGACCCGTCCAAGAACTATAGGCTGGCATAATACCCAGCGCCAGGACTTAAGGATTGAATCTGAGAAATCACCGGAAGAAATTGAAGAACATCAAAAATAA